The Ochrobactrum sp. BTU1 region TAAACCGGCCAACCTGTTCACCGGCACTTTCGTCGGCGAACCACCAATGAACACATTTCCTGCAAAAGCTGCGGCGGAGACCAATGGCAGCTTGAGCTTCGATCTCGGCAATGGTCAAAAACTTGTCTATAAGCCTGAAGCTTTTAAAGCTGGTACACGCGAATTGGTAGCATCACTGGGAGATGTCGTGATTGGCATCAGACCATATGCTGTGCAGCGTGCAGAACAGGGTGTAACGGCAAATGTCAATGTCAATCAATGGCTCGGTGATCAAAGCCATATTGGCGCTACACTCAGTAACAGACCGCTCGTTCTCGTAGAACATGAGCGCAGCGCAGTTCGGGTGGGCGAGAGCATTGGCGTGCATTTCCCGGCCAATGATCTGCACGTGTTTGATGCGATCAGCGGACAGGCAATCACACATGGCCAGGAGATCGCATGATGGCAAAGCAGGATATCCTTATCGGCATCGATGCGGGAACTTCTGTGATCAAGACAGTTGCCTTTGATTTGTCAGGCGAGCAGATAGCGGTTGCGGCAGTTCCAAATCGATATGTGACGCGACCGGACGGCGCCGCAGTGCAGGACATGAATGAAACCTGGCAAGATACAGCCCTCGCATTGCGGCAACTTGTCGATAAAGTGCCTGGGATTGCCGATCGTGTCGCCGCAATCGGTGTCACCGGCCAAGGCGACGGTACATGGCTAATCGACAAGAACGGTGAACCCGTAACCGAAGCATGGCTTTGGCTTGATGCCCGCGCAGCGGACCGGGCAGAAAAGCTTAAACGTAAGCCGTGCGATCAGGCGCGCTATCTTTCGACGGGCGCAGGTTTAAACTCCTGCCAGATGGGAACGCAACTTGGACTGATGCGGCAAATCATGCCAGAGGTTTTCGACAAGGCGACAACCTCACTTCACTGCAAGGACTGGCTTTACTTCCGTATGACGGGCGAACGAGTTGTGGATCCCTCGGAAGCGAGTTTCACTTTTGGGGATTTTCGTACACGGGAGTACTCGCCCGACGTTATTGACGCACTGGAACTCACCGAGCTGAAATATCTTCTGCCGCCGATAATCGACGGTACGCAAAAAACGCACAAACTCACACAGGATGCCGCACGCGAAACAGGTTTACGTTCAGGCACTCCTGTCGCGTTGGCTTATGTCGATGTTACCTGCACAGCAATCGGCGGCGGTCTTTTTGCTCAAGACGACATCAATGCCTGCACAATCATCGGTTCGACAGGCATGCATATGGTGGCAAAACCCGCAGATGATTTCGTACCAGTCGACGCACGATCCGGATATGTAATGCCGCTTCCGATACCGGGCTGGGTCGCACAAATTCAAAGCAATATGGCGGCAACGCTCAATCTTGACTGGGTGTTCGCATTAGCGGGCGAAATAGCTCGTGAATTCGGACATCAGCCAGATAGGGCCGAACTTATTGCCCGTCTCAATGGATGGCTCATCAAAGCGCAACCTGGGCAACTTCTCTATCATCCATATATCTCCGAGGCGGGCGAGCGCGGCCCATTTATTGATGTGAAGGCGCGGGCAAGCCTGATCGGCCTCAATTCGGGCCATCGTTTCCCAGACATCGTCAGATCTGTAGTCGAAGGCCTTGGACTTTCGGCCCGCCATTGTTATTCAGCAATGGGAGAAATCCCGCGCGAAATTGTTGTCACAGGCGGCGCAGCACGCGCCGATGAACTCCGTCGAATTCTGGGGGCCTGTCTCGGTGCAGATCTCCGCCGTGCTACCCGTGAAGAAGCAGGAGCGACAGGTGCGGCAATGATCGCCGCTGTTGGCGTTGGTCTCGCGCCAGATATGCGAACCATCATCAAGGACTGGGTCAGCCCTACCCTCTCCAAAAGCGAGGCTCCAGACACCGTACTAGTTCAAAAATATGATCAGATTTTCCCCAGCTACACCGCTTCGGTTGCCGCCCTGGCACCGATCTGGAAGCAATTGTAAATAAAGGAGATGCGTGCATGAGCCGCAAACTCGTGGTCATCGGGGACCATTTCATGTTGCCCGAAATATTCGAAGAAAAACTCCGCGAGGCCTGCGGTGACGGTCTGGACATCCGGAGTTTCACACAGGATTGGCCGGATCGTCCGATGGAGCACGGCTATGCCGTCGCCGGCATGGATGGCCTGAAAGAATATATGGGTTCGGCTGACGAAGTCGTCAGCATGATTGGCGATGCGGAAATACTTGTCACTCAACTCGCTCCCATGTCACGGACGATGCTTGACCGATTGCCAGGGCTCAAAATGATCGCCGTTACCCGCGGTGGGCCCGTCAATATCGATATGAAAGCGGCACGCGACCGCGGTATTCGGGTAGTTAACGCACCCGGACGCAATGCTTCGGCAGTCGCTGAATTCACTCTCGGCGCCATTCTGGCTGAAACCCGAAAAATTCGGGTCGGTCATGAAGCTCTGAGGCAAGGTGTCTGGCGTGGGGATCTCTATCGTGCCGACACGACTGGGCGTGAGCTCTCCGAAATGACTGTCGGCGTTGTAGGTTATGGTCAGATCGGTAGCCGCGTCGTCCGCCTGCTCCGAGCCTTCGGCGCAAAGGTAATTGTGCACGATCCCTATGTGCAGCTCAACCCAGCCGACGCCGCAGACGGTGTCGAACTTGTCAATTTTGACCGCCTGTTAGCTGATGCCGATCTCGTTACAATGCATCCGCGCGTAACGGAAGAAACCACCGGCATGATGAACGCAACATCATTTGCCAAAATGAAAGCAGGAGCGATATTCGTGAATACCGCACGCGGTCCGCTTTGCGATTATGATGCATTAACGGAAGCACTTATGTCAGGCCATCTTAGCGGAGCAATGCTTGAAACTTTTGGTGTTGAGCCGGTACCGGCCGATTGGCCTCTTCTTAAACTTGATAATGTTACGCTGACGCCGCATATCGCGGGTGCGTCGGTTCGCACCGTCACCTTTGCCGCTGAACAGGCCGCCGAAGAAGTGCGCCGATATATTGCAGGCGAACCCGCCTGGCACCTGTGCTGAGGAGAAAATTATGAACGAGAACCAATTGCGTCAATCCATTATCGACGGCTGTCTTGCCATGTCGCGCTCTGGGCTCAACCGTGGCTCATCTGGCAACATTTCACTGCGTGCCGGCGACCATATGCTCATAACACCATCGGCTATTCCCTACGAGCAGATGACAGTTGAGATGATCGCGAAAATGCGGATCGATGATGATAATGACGTATTTGAAGGCCCTAGGAAACCATCCGTCGAATGGCCATTTCATCGCGACATTTTGCGTGCACGCCCCGAAATGAATGCGGTGGTTCACACGCACTCCCGCTTTGCGACTATTCTTTCAGTTGCAGGCAAACAGATCCCGGCGGTGCATTATATGATTGCGGCCTTCGGTGGACCAACCATCCGCCTCGCAGACTATGCGACCTATGGCACCGTTGAACTATCTCGCAACATCCTCACCGCTCTCGACGGACGCCAAGGCTGCCTAATGGCCAATCACGGCATGGTTGTTTGCGCCGATACCCTGACACGCGCCCTATGGCTCGCTCATGAACTCGAAGCTCTGGCTGATCAATATTACCATGCAGAACTGATTGGAGGAGCCCAGATTCTCTCGGATGAAGAGATTGAACGCACGGCGCGCGGCTTTGCAAGCTATGGTGTTCAAGATCGCGCACCTGACGCTGCCTGATTGAAAGGAGCCCTAAGTGGTCGACACAACATCCCGTTCAAATCCTTCAATACCGGCTGAGTATCAAGCGGAATTCGATGCGCTTGTCCAGCTTTCGGCAAGGGTAGGACAAGACCCGCTATTGGTTCAGTCCGCGGGTGGAAACACCTCATTGAAAATTGGTGACGTGATGTGGATCAAAGCATCCGGCACCAATCTGGGTGATGCCCTTGAACGGGATATTTTTGTGCCGACTGCATGGCGTGACATCGCTCATTCGCTAAAAGGCGGGTCACCAAAGGCAGACCAACCTGCGGCTTATCTACTTGGTGACGGAACGCTGCGACCTTCGATCGAAACCTGTCTTCACGCAATTTTTGATGCGGCAGTTGTTCTCCACGTCCACTGTGTTTCGACCATCGCACTCGCAGTCTTGAGCGACGGGGCGCAGCGCATCAAACAACGGATGCCAAATATCGAATGGGTGTGGGTGCCTTATCGCAGGCCGGGCGCGGAACTTGGGCGAATTCTCCTTGAAAAGCGAACGACAGAGAATGTTGCGATCCTCGGCAATCACGGCCTGCTGGTCGCGGCCGATAGTGTGGCACAAGCTGAAATCTTACTTGACGAGGTTTGCTGCAAGCTCAACCTTATAGCAACCTTTGGTGCGGGAAAGACTCCCGGCCCCGCACCGGTGGGATACAAGCCGCTCGCAAAGGATCATGTTCTAACGCAAGCAATGACAATTCCACGTCTCCGCACAATTGCATTGAACGGCAACCTGTATCCTGATCATGTCATTTTTTGTGGGCCAACCATAGGGCGAGCCGAAAAACTGTCAGGCGAAACTCTGATCATTGAGGCAGATGGAGGGGTATACATTAAGGTCGAAGCAAGTCCCGGGGCGGAAGCACTGGCTCAATGCCTTGGTAACGTTCTGTTGCGTGTGCCCGAAGATGCAGAGGTCAATTATCTCACACTCGAAGATGTCGCTTCTCTGCTTGATTGGGATGCCGAGAAATACAGGCAGAGCCTGAATGCCTGAAAAACTCTATTTAGGCATTGATCTCGGCACATCGGGTGCCCGTGCCGTCGTCATCGACGTAAGAGAAAAGCTGGTTTCATCGGGAAAAGCTGCAATTGCGGGTAATCACCGCAGCCCTGCAAACTGGCGTCGGGCAATGGAAGGCGCATTGGATGAAGCCCTCTCAGCTGTGTGCGCCCAAGACATCCACGCTCTGGCCGTTGACGGTACCTCTGGGACTGTTTTAGCCGTCGATAAGTTCGGCTCACCGCTCGCCGATGCTTTGATGTATAATGATCCGCCTTCCGACATCAATGCAGAAGCAAAGATCGGGGCGGTTTCAGGGCCCCAAATTATTGCTGGCCTGCCAGCCTTGCTTCGAGCCCAGTCATTCTTGTCGCTTCGGCCTGCCCGCATATTGCATCAAGCCGATTGGCTTGCCTTTCTGTTTTCGGGCCGCTTCGTTTCAGATGACAATAACGCTCTTAAAACCGGCTACTCGTCTCTTACGCGAAGCTGGCCTGAATGGATGGCTAAACTCGACGTTTGCAATTTGCTTCCAGAGGTTACCGAGCCCGGCACAATTGTTGGCATGACCACTCAAGAAGCTGCTAACCGTTTCGGGCTAGCACGTGAAACCCTTGTTATTGCGGGTACCACAGACGGGTGTGCCTCCTTTCTCGCGGCAGGCGCGACTGAGCCCGGCGATGCGGTTTCAGTTTTGGGAACGACACTCACGTTGAAACTGCTCTCCAACAGGCGCATAGATGCACCGGAATTTGGTATCTACAGCCATAGGCTATTGGGAAACTGGTTGGCAGGTGGCGCATCGAACACCGGTGGAGCAGCCTTACTCAATCACTTCAGCACTGATGAAATAGGCGCCCTGAGCGCAAAGATCGACCCATGCAGGCCAACGGGCCTCAACTACTACCCCTTGCCCAAAAAGGGAGAACGCTTTCCGGTCAATGATCCGGACTTCAACCCACGATTGACTCCGCGCCCAGCCGATCCTGCAACTTTTCTTCATGGCCTGTTTGAGGGAATAGCGAATATCGAAACACAGGGTTACGCTTTGCTCGAGAAATTGGGAGCTCCCTCATTGAAAACTGTTCGTTCCATGGGTGGGGGTGCCAAGAATATGCAATGGACCGCTATTCGCGCGAGAAGCCTTCACGTGCCCTTGCTTGACGCCACCTCTGAAGAAGCCGCGTACGGAACAGCCCGACTTGCCCGATTGGGAGCCCAAAATGTCTGAAATAGCTTGTCTGTCGGAAATAGCGCCGCAGTTTGATGCATTTTTTGTTGATCAATTTGGCGTTCTGCTGGACGGCAGAGAGCCATATTCGGGTGCGCCGGAAGCATTGCAAGCGCTCAACGATTTGGGGAAACCCATCATTCTGCTTTCCAACTCAGGCAAGCGCGGCGAAGCGAATGCGCGCCGTCTGGTTCAGCTTGGGTTTGCACGTAACTCGTTTCAGGAAGTGCTCAGTTCCGGCGAAGTCGCTTATGCACAATTGATCATGGCAATGGGCGATGACCTCCCCCAAATGCCAAAAATCTGGCTGCACGCGCGTGACAACGACTTGTCCGCCATTGAGGGCCTCCCGGTTGAACTCGTTGAAAAGCCCGAAACCGCTGATCTGCTTTTACTCGCAGCCAGCAATGCCGATACGATTGAGCTCAGTGACTATGTCCGTCTTCTGAAACCGGCGGCCCAACGAAAAATTCCGTGCTGGTGCACCAACCCGGACATCGCCATGTTAACTGGGCAGGGTGTAAAACCGGGTGCCGGTCGGATAGCACAGGAATACAAGGCAATGGGTGGAGCAGTTACATTCATCGGCAAACCCTACCCCGCAATCTACCAGGAAGCAGCGTGCAGATTAGAACTGGAAAATCCCCGCATCCTTTGCATAGGGGACAGTGTTGAGCACGATATTGCGGGCGGAGCGTCTGCTGGACATCAGACCTGTCTTGTCGGCACAGGTGTCCATGCAGGGGTCGGTTACAACGAAATGACCGACCAAGCTAGGAAAGCCGGAATAATGTTTGATTACTATCTTCCGGCTTTTCGCTTCTAAGACGATGCATCAGTTTTTAACGGATTGAGCCATAGCCTGCAGGATAGTCACCGTCGATGCCGCGCCGGGGTCCACGTGGCCGAGCGAGCGTTCACGGAGACGGGCAGCACGACCCTTCGTTGCGATCATGGAGCGGGTCGTATTGGCACCAGACTCAGCTGCGGCCACCACATTTTCCCAGAATTTGACAGAGCTTAGGCCGTCAATTGCTGCTGCTTGCGCGGCTTCTGCAGCAGGCAGCCATGCATCAAGCATCGTTTTGTCACCGCGTTGACCGTGTCCGCGCTCGCGAATACCAAGCCCAATTGCCTCGATAATTGTTGCACAAGTGGCGAGATTGAGATCATTACGCCCCGCAGTCGCTTGCGCCGCACGACGGAAACCAGTCGCGTAGAGCGGTCCAGTCGACGCACCGACTGCGTTGATGAAAGCGGTTGCAGCCGTATTGAGAACAGTCGCTATATCTGTTTCATCAAGGTTTAGCTTAGACAGCTCCCTGCGTACGGTCTGAAAGCCCAATGCCATGGTGGTGCCATGGTCGCCATCGCCGATTGCGCCGTCGAGTTCAGAAAGCCGGTCGCGGTCCGCTTCCAGCGCTTCAGAAACAGCGTCGAACATATGAGCAAGACTTCGAGCAGCGGTTTCAGACATGGGTGTTCTCCTCAAACCTTATAACTGCAAACCCAAGTCGGGCATCATAAGGCCTATGCTAGTTTACTTTAGGGCACTGTGAAACGGCAGAACTCAATTGGAGCATCTAGCCGATTCTGAGGGCCGCAGTTTCACATGGATGCAACAGTAAATCTGTTAGCTCCTGATCAAGATGCATGACCGAAATCGACGCTCCCACCATATCCAATGAGGTGCAATAATGACCGACCCAGTTCGCTTCGACATGGATATTTTTGGCTTCAAGTCGCTGCGCTACACGACGATAAAGAACATAAAGCTCCATCAGCGGTGTTGACCCGAATGAATTGACCAGAACGGCAACACGATCTCCTGGTACAGCTTTCATTTCATTGAAGATTCTGTCCATGATACCATCGACAATTTCGTCAGCCTGACGAATTCTGTCTCGCGATACACCCGGCTCGCCGTGAATTCCGACTCCTATCTCCATATCTTCCGGGCCAATTTCAAAGTTATGACGGCCTGTCTGGGGCAGCGAACCCGGCTCAAGGGCGACACCAATAGTATAGGTCCGCGAATTGGCCTTTCGTGTAACAGTTTCGCAAGCATCCAGTGAAAGGCCTTTGTCGCAAGCAGCACCTGCCACCTTAAAGACGAAAAAATTGCCTGCAACGCCGCGGCGCCCGTCCTTGTCATCAATCGGTGATGAGGCGATGTCATCTGTGGTCAGAACAGTTTTGATTTTGACGCCTTTTTCCTCGGCCATTTCAGCTGCCATCTCAAAGTTCATGACGTCGCCTGCATAATTGCCATACACGAAGAGAACACCTGCGCCGTTGGATGCAGCAAGCGCACATTCAACAATCGGGTCGGGAGGCGGAGACGAAAAGACGTTACCGACCGCAACAGCATCGGCCAACCCTCTGCCTACATAGCCAACGAAGCAAGGCTCGTGACCCGCGCCACCACCAATGACCAGTCCCACTTTTCCGGCGCGTGGACCATTCCGCGCGACCAGCGCTCGATTGGAGCCACCGATTGGCTGCAGGAATTTGCCATGAGCGCGCACAATTCCGTCCAGCATTTCCTCAACCACCTCGTTCGGATTGTTAAGGAGTTTTTTTACACGCACGCGGAAAGCTGCCGGGATTTGATTTGTCTTTGGCTTTTGTGAAAGACGTGCATCAAGATCAATGATCCCGTCAGCTCGCAGAATTCCCAGACCCGTCGCAGCATCGGTAACAAGAACATTGACGAACCCGCCGCGGAGGGCTGCCAGAAGCGCAGGCACCTTGTCGAAACCGCCAGCAACCGCGATACGGGTATTGATCTGGCGCAATTTATCGAGCGAAATGCCTATTGTACGCTCATCAAGCGGACCTGCGACTGGCTTCCCACGCTCATTGATGAAGCGGCCCGCCACAACACCCACCGCGCCAGCTGCGAGATATTGCTGCAGAGAGACTGATTCAAAAAAGCCGCTGGTGTGAATGGTCGAGTTGGAACGTAGCGACGAAACACCAAAAATAATACGATTGGCATTTTCAAGCGTCGCAAATTGCTCCTGAAGCAAAGGCTCTTCAAGCAATACGTCCCGTGTTTGCTGCGTACGCACCATAGCGGGCGCCATGATGTTGACGCAGCGTCCGGAAACGGCTTCTGCAAGCGTCGCAGCACAGCGTTCCGGCGTATATGAAAACGATGCTGTTGTTCCACCTGTCGCTTGCACCACAGTCATGTCCTGAAGGGTACCTATAGCGGTCTGTTCCCCGACTGAAAGTACCGTCCGTCCCCAGGCGACAGCAAGTGTATCACCGGATTTAAGAATCTTCTTGAGTGCATGGGCACCTGCGACCCCAAGCCGATCAATCAACGGTCGGGCATTGTCATCATGTGGAATGATGAAGCAGTCAGTCAGGCCAAAATGGCGTTTCAATTCCTGAGCAACAGACAGTGATTCCAGCCGCCCTGCCTCAAGGGAAATATTGACAATGCCCTTGTCCCGTGCATCGGCCAGATAGCTGTTCACGGTCGCGCGTGAAATGCCCATGACGTCGGCAATTTCACCTTGTGTTAGACCGTCTTCGTAATAAAGCCAGCATGCCCACACATAGGGGTCATCGCCATAACGCATGGGAATTGTGATCGAATTCTCACTCGCACCGGTCTTTGGTTTTCCGGGCTTGCGTGATGTTTGGGGTTTAGACGTCATGCGGTTTTCTGTTGCCTCTCTCCTGCGCAGCAAACATGAAAGCGTTCAAACGCAATTGCAACAAGATGAGACAAATTCGGCGCCTGAAACGTGCGGGCCCACACAGCTTTCAGACGACAAACTTCAAATCAGGGCCGAGATACTTATAGCAAGCGGCTCTTTGCCTGTGCCGCAAGTTCGGTTAGAATCAGCGCACAAGATGTCGCGCCCGCATCAAGAACGCCCAGCGAACGTTCACCAAGACGGCTCGCGCGACCGATTTTCGCCACGAGATTAAGCGTTGAATCGCGCCCGACCTCGGCTGCCGCTGACATTGCGTCGAGGCTTTCAGCAAAGGACTGACCATTAGCGTTTGCATCGTCAAAAGCACTGATTGCAGGGATCAAAGTGTCGAGCAACGTTTTGTCACCCAGCTTGGCTGAACCGATCGACTGAATGCCTTCGAGACCTGCATGCAGCATTGTGCTGAATACGTTTGCGTCGATGTTATCAACGCCTTCCAGTTTTTCTGCGAACTCGTTAAACATTACGCCATAAAGCGGCCCCATCGAGCCACCGATTTCGGTAAGCAAAACTGTTCCGAGTGTATCAAGACCTTCAGCAAGGCTTACGTCCTTGCCTCTCAGGCGGTCCGCTGCAAGGCCGAAGCCCTTGGCCATATTTACACCATGGTCGCCATCACCGATCTTGCCGTCGATTTCGCTGAGATACGCTTTATTCTCGAAGATACGGTCGGCAAGCGAAAGAACGATCTCACCCGATCCTGCATTCCTGAATGTGTGCATTATAGGTTTCTTTCTTACAACACTGCAGTTGAGGAGGCTTCTACGTCCAACAGTGCTTTGAGTTCATCATCCAAAGCCATGACGGTGAGCGTTGCACCAACCATTTCAAGCGATGTGAAATAGTTGCCAACATAGGTGCGATAAATCTTGAGACCTCGAGCGGTGATTTCCTGCTCTATCGTATCGTTGAGGATATAAAGCTCATTGATCGGCGTTGCGCCAAGGCCGGAAACCAGAACAGCAACTTCAGTGCCTTCAGGCAAATTGTGATCGTCAAGAACGATCTTGCTCATGTCGCTGGCAATTTCATCAGCACGCTTGAGTGGTTCGACGCGAACGCCCGGCTCACCATGATGGCCGATGCCGACCTCCATGGTGCCCGGCTCAATCTGAAAGTTTGGATGGCCAACGGCAGGCAGCGTGCACGGACCAAGGCCGACCCCGATTGAACGGCAATTGTCGATGGCCTTTTGTGCCGTCGCCTGAACTTCCTGAAGGCTTGCGCCCGATGCAGCCTTTGCACCGCCAACCTTCCACATGAAAATCTCGCCAGCAACACCGCGACGCTTTTCGCGTTCTTCGATAGGAGCAGAACATACATCGTCATTGGCAACGACGGTCAGAATTTCTATTCCAGCTTTGGAGGCAAGCTTTATGGCCATTTTGACGTTCATGTTGTCGCCAGCATAATTGCCGTAGAGGCAGACGACACCTTTGCCACCATTGGCTTCACGCGCCGCATCATAGAAGCTCTTAGCGGTCGGCGAGGAGAACAGCTCCCCAACCGCAACCGCGTCCAACAGGTTCTTGCCAGTATAGCCGATGAATGCAGGCTCATGGCCTGAGCCACCGCCGGTAATGACACCGACTTTTCCCTCGATAGGAGCTTCTTTGGCCACAACCACGCGAGGGTTTTCTGTCGAAAGCCGGACCAGGTCTCTATGCGCCTTGACAAACCCCTTGACGGTGTCTTCGACCACTTCATCCGGATTGTTGATAAATCTTTGCATTTTGCACCTATCGGAGGCGAGAGATTAGTTCCCGCTCTATAATCTAAAAGCCATAGTCCCGGCCTCGAACAAACGGAGAATTGTTCAGTTTTTTAATGAAGTGTGTAGCCACCATCGATCAGAAGGTTGGCAACCGAGAAGATTTCTTCACACAACGCCTTTGTGGAACAGAACTCGGCGCCCGCTCGAATCTCAATACCAGGTTGAAGCGCTTCCGTAGACGTCGGGCCCTGAACTTCTTCACCGCGCAGCGAGATTTTGGCGCCGTCGCGCTCAACACCTATTAATATAGAGAGAAACACGGATTTGCCTACGCAATTTCCGCCTACTTGGACCGAGCCTATTCGCAGGTCCGTCTGGCCATTGCGATGTATAGCAATGCTGCCGAATGATTTTTTCAGGGTCTCAGTTCTTAACAGCGTCTGCACGGCATCCTCCTTGACCACGCATGACAAAAATCACCAATTGATCGACAGATGTCAATACGAGTATTTTACATTTGATTATTTACAATCGGCTTTTGTCAAATCTAAACTGGAGCACTGGGTAAATCGACCACCATATAGCGCGGAAATCCTCATCAGGCTTCACCCTAACATTCGATAATCTATAGATGTTTCCCTGATGTTTTACAAACAACCGGTCGCCTGAAACCAACATAACGACTACTGCTGACTTGCAAATAGTCAAGAGGCAAACAACCCACCACTTGCCATACATTTGTGTCTTTGATGGATCTTCTGCATCTAAAGACTCATATCAAGCTTCGGCGTCATGACCTCAAACATGGGCAAAGACGCAGCTCCAAGCGCTGCCGTAAACTGACCAGTTTGCCCACGAAGCACACGCGGCAGAGCGCGTACGCTTCTATTCGCAACAGATATGGGCAGCATATCCATATGCGATATAAGTGCATCGATAACGGAATCTGGAAGCATGCCGCCCAGAACAATAGTTTCAGGGTCCACAATGTTTTCGATGATTGCGATCATCTGC contains the following coding sequences:
- a CDS encoding carbohydrate kinase, with protein sequence MAKQDILIGIDAGTSVIKTVAFDLSGEQIAVAAVPNRYVTRPDGAAVQDMNETWQDTALALRQLVDKVPGIADRVAAIGVTGQGDGTWLIDKNGEPVTEAWLWLDARAADRAEKLKRKPCDQARYLSTGAGLNSCQMGTQLGLMRQIMPEVFDKATTSLHCKDWLYFRMTGERVVDPSEASFTFGDFRTREYSPDVIDALELTELKYLLPPIIDGTQKTHKLTQDAARETGLRSGTPVALAYVDVTCTAIGGGLFAQDDINACTIIGSTGMHMVAKPADDFVPVDARSGYVMPLPIPGWVAQIQSNMAATLNLDWVFALAGEIAREFGHQPDRAELIARLNGWLIKAQPGQLLYHPYISEAGERGPFIDVKARASLIGLNSGHRFPDIVRSVVEGLGLSARHCYSAMGEIPREIVVTGGAARADELRRILGACLGADLRRATREEAGATGAAMIAAVGVGLAPDMRTIIKDWVSPTLSKSEAPDTVLVQKYDQIFPSYTASVAALAPIWKQL
- a CDS encoding 2-hydroxyacid dehydrogenase, which codes for MSRKLVVIGDHFMLPEIFEEKLREACGDGLDIRSFTQDWPDRPMEHGYAVAGMDGLKEYMGSADEVVSMIGDAEILVTQLAPMSRTMLDRLPGLKMIAVTRGGPVNIDMKAARDRGIRVVNAPGRNASAVAEFTLGAILAETRKIRVGHEALRQGVWRGDLYRADTTGRELSEMTVGVVGYGQIGSRVVRLLRAFGAKVIVHDPYVQLNPADAADGVELVNFDRLLADADLVTMHPRVTEETTGMMNATSFAKMKAGAIFVNTARGPLCDYDALTEALMSGHLSGAMLETFGVEPVPADWPLLKLDNVTLTPHIAGASVRTVTFAAEQAAEEVRRYIAGEPAWHLC
- a CDS encoding class II aldolase/adducin family protein, producing the protein MNENQLRQSIIDGCLAMSRSGLNRGSSGNISLRAGDHMLITPSAIPYEQMTVEMIAKMRIDDDNDVFEGPRKPSVEWPFHRDILRARPEMNAVVHTHSRFATILSVAGKQIPAVHYMIAAFGGPTIRLADYATYGTVELSRNILTALDGRQGCLMANHGMVVCADTLTRALWLAHELEALADQYYHAELIGGAQILSDEEIERTARGFASYGVQDRAPDAA
- a CDS encoding class II aldolase/adducin family protein, which gives rise to MVDTTSRSNPSIPAEYQAEFDALVQLSARVGQDPLLVQSAGGNTSLKIGDVMWIKASGTNLGDALERDIFVPTAWRDIAHSLKGGSPKADQPAAYLLGDGTLRPSIETCLHAIFDAAVVLHVHCVSTIALAVLSDGAQRIKQRMPNIEWVWVPYRRPGAELGRILLEKRTTENVAILGNHGLLVAADSVAQAEILLDEVCCKLNLIATFGAGKTPGPAPVGYKPLAKDHVLTQAMTIPRLRTIALNGNLYPDHVIFCGPTIGRAEKLSGETLIIEADGGVYIKVEASPGAEALAQCLGNVLLRVPEDAEVNYLTLEDVASLLDWDAEKYRQSLNA
- a CDS encoding FGGY-family carbohydrate kinase, whose amino-acid sequence is MPEKLYLGIDLGTSGARAVVIDVREKLVSSGKAAIAGNHRSPANWRRAMEGALDEALSAVCAQDIHALAVDGTSGTVLAVDKFGSPLADALMYNDPPSDINAEAKIGAVSGPQIIAGLPALLRAQSFLSLRPARILHQADWLAFLFSGRFVSDDNNALKTGYSSLTRSWPEWMAKLDVCNLLPEVTEPGTIVGMTTQEAANRFGLARETLVIAGTTDGCASFLAAGATEPGDAVSVLGTTLTLKLLSNRRIDAPEFGIYSHRLLGNWLAGGASNTGGAALLNHFSTDEIGALSAKIDPCRPTGLNYYPLPKKGERFPVNDPDFNPRLTPRPADPATFLHGLFEGIANIETQGYALLEKLGAPSLKTVRSMGGGAKNMQWTAIRARSLHVPLLDATSEEAAYGTARLARLGAQNV
- a CDS encoding TIGR01459 family HAD-type hydrolase, translated to MSEIACLSEIAPQFDAFFVDQFGVLLDGREPYSGAPEALQALNDLGKPIILLSNSGKRGEANARRLVQLGFARNSFQEVLSSGEVAYAQLIMAMGDDLPQMPKIWLHARDNDLSAIEGLPVELVEKPETADLLLLAASNADTIELSDYVRLLKPAAQRKIPCWCTNPDIAMLTGQGVKPGAGRIAQEYKAMGGAVTFIGKPYPAIYQEAACRLELENPRILCIGDSVEHDIAGGASAGHQTCLVGTGVHAGVGYNEMTDQARKAGIMFDYYLPAFRF
- the dhaL gene encoding dihydroxyacetone kinase subunit L; amino-acid sequence: MSETAARSLAHMFDAVSEALEADRDRLSELDGAIGDGDHGTTMALGFQTVRRELSKLNLDETDIATVLNTAATAFINAVGASTGPLYATGFRRAAQATAGRNDLNLATCATIIEAIGLGIRERGHGQRGDKTMLDAWLPAAEAAQAAAIDGLSSVKFWENVVAAAESGANTTRSMIATKGRAARLRERSLGHVDPGAASTVTILQAMAQSVKN
- the dhaK gene encoding dihydroxyacetone kinase subunit DhaK, encoding MTSKPQTSRKPGKPKTGASENSITIPMRYGDDPYVWACWLYYEDGLTQGEIADVMGISRATVNSYLADARDKGIVNISLEAGRLESLSVAQELKRHFGLTDCFIIPHDDNARPLIDRLGVAGAHALKKILKSGDTLAVAWGRTVLSVGEQTAIGTLQDMTVVQATGGTTASFSYTPERCAATLAEAVSGRCVNIMAPAMVRTQQTRDVLLEEPLLQEQFATLENANRIIFGVSSLRSNSTIHTSGFFESVSLQQYLAAGAVGVVAGRFINERGKPVAGPLDERTIGISLDKLRQINTRIAVAGGFDKVPALLAALRGGFVNVLVTDAATGLGILRADGIIDLDARLSQKPKTNQIPAAFRVRVKKLLNNPNEVVEEMLDGIVRAHGKFLQPIGGSNRALVARNGPRAGKVGLVIGGGAGHEPCFVGYVGRGLADAVAVGNVFSSPPPDPIVECALAASNGAGVLFVYGNYAGDVMNFEMAAEMAEEKGVKIKTVLTTDDIASSPIDDKDGRRGVAGNFFVFKVAGAACDKGLSLDACETVTRKANSRTYTIGVALEPGSLPQTGRHNFEIGPEDMEIGVGIHGEPGVSRDRIRQADEIVDGIMDRIFNEMKAVPGDRVAVLVNSFGSTPLMELYVLYRRVAQRLEAKNIHVEANWVGHYCTSLDMVGASISVMHLDQELTDLLLHPCETAALRIG